The genomic region TAACACACAAACAAAACAATGAAAGTTATTGAAAGGAAGCTGGCTCTGGAAGAAAAGATAAAGTAATAACTATAACAACTCTTCATCAAattacaaaaaggaaaaaaatgatgaGCAATGAGGACATGAAATCTCAAAAGGAAAAAGCACCTAGCATAGAGATGGAAACAAAGTGTACAGTAGAATAGGAAGAATTTAAGTCACAACATCAGTATAAACAAATGATACATACTGAACTATTGATGCTGGGATAATTGTCATGCATGACATATTTTCCATTGCCAGCAAACAAGAGacagataaaaaaaagaagaagaagcaaaacgtactgtgattttaatccaaattactCACTAGcatgtattttgtgttttactgAATATACCCTCAAGGGAAATGGCGCCTTCTACTACTACTCTCAAAACTTAAGTAATCACACCTGTTACAATCATAACCATTTAAAGGAAGTAAATCACTTATTCCTCTACATGGGACTGTAGTCTTGttattttaagaaatacaaATCTACAAATTATGGAACTTGTATAGGTTGTAAACAAACAAAACTATAGAAAATTCATAATCATGAAAttgagaatggaaaaaaagtaTTACACCCAAACCagcataaaaaaattggaatgGGAAGAGAAAAGAATACTTATTAAGGAAGTTGGTTGTATCAGGTACATGAGGAATCCACTCAACATCTGGGCCAAACTTGAGCTGACCATCTAAGTCCAGAGTAACATGAACTCCAAGACCACCTTCCTCTGGTACAGGATATATCAAGTGCTTGAAAGGAGGATGTCTAGTAGAGTTTGCATTTGAAAGGATAAAGTAGGAGCCACGAGCATAATATGCAGGAGGGATGATAGCTGTGTTTAGACCATGGAATCTCTTAGCCAGAGTGGGAGCACTCAAGCCTGAAGAATTGACTACAATTTTAGGCATAAGTAGGAGGTCCAGTTGCAATGGAGTGTTCCCATCCCAGTTTGTAAGTGTTTTGGTTTCACAAACGTGGAGGACCATTTGATTTCCTTCAAGATGACCTCCAATGACAGCAGTGTTGTAAGAGAAGGTAGCGCCATTAGTTTCAGCCTCCCCCTGGATCCTGGTATTGGTTAGTCACTTAATTAAGTAAGTCTATCACCAAATTAATTGAGAAGAAAAGAGGCATACCACTAAAGACAGCATCAGAGAATGGGAATCCAGAATGCCAGAAGCAGGGGATAGCAAGGCTTTGACACAGTGCAATTCAGGCTCCATTTTGATAGCCTCAGAAGCGTCCAACATCCGAAGATTTTCAACCCCATTTTGAATCCCACGATTGAACAGTTGATTTAACTTTGGAATCTCGGAAGTACCTGTGGCAACTATGAGTTTACCGATCTGGTTATGAGGTATCCCACGCTGAGAGCAGTAGTGATAGAGTAATTTTCTTCCTCTCACACAAAAACGAGCCTTGAGAGAATTGGAAGGATAGTAGATGCCGGCATGGATGACCTCGCTGTTGCGGCTGCTGGTGGCTGTTCCGAAGGTGGGAGCAGAGTCCAGGACCAAAACCTCTTTCCCCTTCAACGACAGCTCTCTGGCCACTGCCAGTCCCACGATTCCGGCTCCGATCACGACGCACTCCGCTTTCTCTTTTGGGGCATTCCGCCACGTTTCAGATGGTTTTGGTAAATGAAATCTCCTCTTAATCACCCTAACAACGTCCCGTTTTAGCATCTTTCTACCTTCTTATTCCGCAAACGTCATTCATGCTTACCATTTGATACTGTTGAAGCAACAAAACGATGATTCATTAGGGAAGATGGACAATATCGATAGCCTTGTGATTTTTCTGAAAGAGATGAAAATCGAAAAGGGTCTAAACATCAGCGGACAACCTGTTAATCAGTGATTggtttatcattttttatagtGTTAGagattattatgttattttttaaaagttgagtgcGTAATTTACCTTTTTGTAAATTTGTGCGACTGATTTCCCCTTTATCTGACAAGAAAATGCATATAAGGACTGTAGAAATATTAGGCCAATTGGCATATTTCCCCGCTCGCACTCATCTgaatattttatcatatcatTTCATATCAGGTAAACTcgaacacacacacacacaaaacaATGTTTTGGTCATCAATTTCATTGTCACCAACAGCAATAGCATCGCCCCCTTTCCCTCTCACTGAATTATTCTTCCCTCCGCTTTCTCCTACTCCTACTCTCACTGCTGCTACCTTCAAATTACGCTCTTCATCCACTTGTCGTTTTACCAAAACAGACTTAACAAGTCAACATGAAGAACCACCACCAAATCCTTATCCAAAACAAGACGAAACGCCACAAGCAGCTGCAGCTGCAGCTGCAGCAGCAGAAGAAGAAACCTTTCAAGTGCTGACAGCCATCCATACGCAATACAATGACATTCTCATTGTCGACACTCCTCAATCTAGGATGCTACTACTCGATTCCACTCGTacgctttttctttttcttttcttttttaacattTGCTATTAGACAGTGGATTGGTTCATCCCCAAATCCCTATGCAGATAATGTCCATAGCGTTCTACAAAAGGGTGATGAGAAATGGACCGGATCATATTGGGTATGCTGTGAAGAAGCCTCTTCTTTTGTTCTTTCATCATGTAATcaatttaaacatgttttgttttgttcttgAACCTTATAAACCATTGATTTTGTGATTGTAATTGACAAACTTGTTCAAATTGATTTTTCTGAACCttgttttgacttttttttcccttctttctccccttttcaaaattaggacGAATTCGTTAGTTTGCCACCAATTGTAACAGAAGGTCCCATTGCAATCTACGGATTGGTAACACATTTCATCTCATCTGACctgcaatttctttttcttgttaaattgaaattcaGTGAATTTGTTTGTGAAGCTATATATCATATTGTAGGGCGGCGGAACTGCTGCACATTTGATGCTTGACGTGTGGCCTTCATTGCAGCTTGAAGGCTGGGAGATTGATGAAATAGTAAGAATAAACTTATGTTGACAAATGCATAATATACATTCTCCAATTATCACATTAATTGTTTTGGCCATACAATGTTTTGATTCATGATTTCCCTTTTCCTATTCACAGTTacaaatatgatttatattgtTGATAGCCACCGGTAAGTCTTAGTCTcctatttgatgaattttataaaacttcTATTACTCGGATTTAGATTTTAGTGTTGGATTTGGGAATGTGTCTAATACGGGTACACTTAGATTTTTCTATGTCTTTCATATATTTGTGGGGTTGAACCTCCATGGATGCTTTATGAAAAAGGAAGAGTTAGAACAACATAGTTTAAAACACTAGATAGACACAATAGAAATTTTACAAGTAGCTgaatttttcatctttattttgacTCATTTAAACAAGGATCTGTTTATTTTATGAGTCATGGTCTATCCCTTTCCTTCTCTGCCATTTAAAGCAATTAAATAATGTGGCATTTGTTCTGGTGAGCACTTTGCTGCTATATTTATTAGCTATATTTTCCgggtttaaatatttaaatcaatgAAGATTCCAGTCTCAATTGATTCCTTTCTTGGTGGATGgttattatttccttttttgtatttttgtacaATAGTTAATTGATAAAGCAAGAGAATATTTTGGGCTATCCAATCTTGAGAAGTGTAATGACGTTGGTGGTCAGCTTCAAGTTCACATTGATGATGCTTTTTCACATGAACAACATCGTCCTTCAGGCTATGCTGGTGagatttctattttaattatatgcaTTAACATGCGTATTTGACATTTTGAGATCACAAACACACACAGACATGCACTGAGTTTCTCTTGAGTAGATGATTGTGTTTCACAGACTAACTTGTATGAACAATTATTGTTCAGGCATCATTATTGACTTGTTCTCTGATGGAAAGGTTCTTTCACAGTTGCAAGAGGTATGTACAATGTGCCAATGATGAAACATATGTAGGTGATTGTAGagattatttttagatttagttACGGGAGATTTGGTGGGGCTTGCATAGAGTTATTATAGGGCTGAGGTTGAGTGCAGAAAATAAGGGATAAAGAGCTATAGTTCTAGTACTGTGAGCAttacttgggaaaattttgcaTTTGGTTCAACCTTTTATGAGTGTGGGTgtaatttaggttttaaataaaaatatacttttgtGTTTTATGAGATTATCCTTTGTCGAATTCCTAGTGAAGAGTactaaaattgaatagaaaaggTGAATAAATCACTAAACTTAGCTTGGATCATTCATTTGACATCTAAGGTTCATCACTTCATCAATCGGACTAGTTTCATTTCCTATACAATGACTACCCTCAAATGCATTGCCATGTTCTAATCCTAGTCGAATAAGGACTTATCAAGTTGAAAGCTAGCAAACTAACTTAAAGCAATATTAagttattgttgttattatggATATTAGGGGATTTCTAAATCCCATAATATCATCTCTCGTCAAATCAAGAATTAAATAGGATATTGTGTTTATGATTTTAAGGATATGATAAAGGAGAATTTCGTAATTAGTGATTCTTTGTTTCCAGATTTTCCCTTGCTTTATGTGCTATAAATAAGGTTGTTTAACAATAGCCCTATGCAGAAaagtcagaaaaaaaaaatacaaacaaatatatgcattctcttagcctttttcTCTCCATTTCTTCATGGTGTCAGAGCTGTTTCTGAAACCaaatcccttttctttttcttttgtaaattcTTAAATTCTTCTTATCTATTAAGTTCCCATGGCAACCAAAAGGAGAACTTCCCCCACTTATTCTGAAGTCACATCCAACCAAGATCCTGCTAATACAAACACCAATGGAGGATTTGAGGGGAACTTACTACTTGTCACCAGCCACAAATTAAACTGGAACAATTATTTGCAGTAGAGCCAATCAGTAAAGTTGTTTATTTACGACAAAGGAAAAGATGATCTTATCACTGGAGCTGCTATGGTAATGTCATTAATTCTATGAACAATGAAAttggtgaaaattttgttctttaaGAAACTGCCGAAGGCATTTGGGATGCAGTTAAAGAAATGTATtccaataatgaaaataatttggtCTTGTTTGAAGTCGGAAGCCTCCTTCACAACTTGAGACAAGGAGGAAATGCCACTGACAGAATATTTCAGTACTCTTACTAAGTTTTGGTAGCAAATTGATATGTACTAGAAAGGATCTCTATTTCATGAGAAATTGTTACGAGTTGAAAAAGTTAGCAGAAGACTGTTGAGGAGTTAATTGAAACGGGGAGTTTTGGAGTTAATTGAAACGGGgcattttgtgtttttgttgttATAACAGAATTGTCCACGTCACCTTGTtagttttctttatattttgcatgtatTGCATGGAAACATTTTATCcagaaaatattgaattaattccTCTCAATTCCAGAGTTCtcttcattctctcttttcccttctccaaatttcttcttctttgtctACTCAACTTTTAGTCTCGCATCAAGGGTATTAGAGCTTTTACGATCCCTCGTGATGGCTGGCGATGGGGTATCGACCAGATTGCAGAAGGAGGTAGGGAGTTTACAGCAGGATATTTCAAAAATCCAAGAAGAAATCGCTCGACTGGAAACTAAAATGGATGATCGGTTATAGGAGTTCAAAGTGGAGTTTCGGGGAGACTTACAGTCGTTGTTGGGCCAGTATTTTGGGCCACCTCCGACAGGTTCTTCGGTGAATGTGGCGGTTGATAAGGGTAAAGGCTTTTTGGGAGCTCCTCCTGGGTTTTTACCTAAGAATACTGAGTTACCGCAAGAACAGAAGGACCCTTATGTTGCGGATGGAGGTAGTGTACATGCGAGAGATCCTTCTTTTGTGGCAGGGGTTTCTACCAAATTCAGCCGTTTGGAGTGTCCTAAGTTCGATGGCACTGATTTCCGGGATTGGTGGACCAAACTAGAACAGTATTTTGAAGCAGAAAGTATGCCTGAAGCCAGTAAGGTTCGCTTGGTGATATTGAGTTTGGAGGGCAGGGCGTTGGAATGGCATCATTTCTATTCTCAGCGGAATGGTGGCTTGCCAATGCTGACTTGGCCGGCGTACATCAGGAGCCTTCAAGATCGTTTTGGTTGTGGACCATTTGGGGATCCAATGAGGGATCTGGTCAATTTGAAACAGCAAGGTACTGTTGAGCAATTCCAAGATCTGTTTGTAGGACTGCTTAATCAACTGCATCTGCCAGAATCATATGCTCTTAGTATTTTCATTGGGAATTTGAAGGCCGAAATAAGACACTATTTGGATTTATTTACACATGCGACGTTGACGGAAGCTTTCCAGTTAGCTAGAAAAGTCTAAGTTCTTGTGTCCCATTCGTGAAAAGGGCCTCCGACAGTGGGGGTCAGCTCGCCACGGACCGTAACCAGTACCTCATCTATTTCCAGGCATTCTTCTTTACCCACAAAATCGGTGGCAAGTTCACAGTCTGCTTCTACTGTACCATCAACCATCTATGGGTCTAAGACCATTTCTCCAGCATTAATGGCGGAAAGGAAACAGAAAGGGCTTTGTTTCTGGTGTGGGGT from Gossypium raimondii isolate GPD5lz chromosome 1, ASM2569854v1, whole genome shotgun sequence harbors:
- the LOC105786168 gene encoding uncharacterized protein LOC105786168 isoform X1; the protein is MFWSSISLSPTAIASPPFPLTELFFPPLSPTPTLTAATFKLRSSSTCRFTKTDLTSQHEEPPPNPYPKQDETPQAAAAAAAAAEEETFQVLTAIHTQYNDILIVDTPQSRMLLLDSTHNVHSVLQKGDEKWTGSYWDEFVSLPPIVTEGPIAIYGLGGGTAAHLMLDVWPSLQLEGWEIDEILIDKAREYFGLSNLEKCNDVGGQLQVHIDDAFSHEQHRPSGYAGIIIDLFSDGKVLSQLQEVEIWLELSNRLMPGGRLMVNCGGVSESSLDGKVQLPSIDDIWMQNSTIKALAEAFPGQVNWKRMPESQGLNYLALTGPLPDLTSWSAMVPSCLSEAVKQWKPCRPFH
- the LOC105786167 gene encoding L-2-hydroxyglutarate dehydrogenase, mitochondrial isoform X1; the encoded protein is MLKRDVVRVIKRRFHLPKPSETWRNAPKEKAECVVIGAGIVGLAVARELSLKGKEVLVLDSAPTFGTATSSRNSEVIHAGIYYPSNSLKARFCVRGRKLLYHYCSQRGIPHNQIGKLIVATGTSEIPKLNQLFNRGIQNGVENLRMLDASEAIKMEPELHCVKALLSPASGILDSHSLMLSLVGEAETNGATFSYNTAVIGGHLEGNQMVLHVCETKTLTNWDGNTPLQLDLLLMPKIVVNSSGLSAPTLAKRFHGLNTAIIPPAYYARGSYFILSNANSTRHPPFKHLIYPVPEEGGLGVHVTLDLDGQLKFGPDVEWIPHVPDTTNFLNKFDYSVSADHVARFYPEIRKYYPNLKDGSLIPGYAGIRPKLHGPGQSACDFVIQGEDIHGVGGLVNLFGIESPGLTSSMAIAEYVAALLLGG
- the LOC105786167 gene encoding L-2-hydroxyglutarate dehydrogenase, mitochondrial isoform X2; translation: MLKRDVVRVIKRRFHLPKPSETWRNAPKEKAECVVIGAGIVGLAVARELSLKGKEVLVLDSAPTFGTATSSRNSEVIHAGIYYPSNSLKARFCVRGRKLLYHYCSQRGIPHNQIGKLIVATGTSEIPKLNQLFNRGIQNGVENLRMLDASEAIKMEPELHCVKALLSPASGILDSHSLMLSLVGEAETNGATFSYNTAVIGGHLEGNQMVLHVCETKTLTNWDGNTPLQLDLLLMPKIVVNSSGLSAPTLAKRFHGLNTAIIPPAYYARGSYFILSNANSTRHPPFKHLIYPVPEEGGLGVHVTLDLDGQLKFGPDVEWIPHVPDTTNFLNKCDYLSFESSSRRRHFP
- the LOC105786168 gene encoding uncharacterized protein LOC105786168 isoform X3 — encoded protein: MTFSLSTLLNLGCYYSIPLIMSIAFYKRVMRNGPDHIGYAVKKPLLLFFHHDEFVSLPPIVTEGPIAIYGLGGGTAAHLMLDVWPSLQLEGWEIDEILIDKAREYFGLSNLEKCNDVGGQLQVHIDDAFSHEQHRPSGYAGIIIDLFSDGKVLSQLQEVEIWLELSNRLMPGGRLMVNCGGVSESSLDGKVQLPSIDDIWMQNSTIKALAEAFPGQVNWKRMPESQGLNYLALTGPLPDLTSWSAMVPSCLSEAVKQWKPCRPFH
- the LOC105786168 gene encoding uncharacterized protein LOC105786168 isoform X2, whose product is MFWSSISLSPTAIASPPFPLTELFFPPLSPTPTLTAATFKLRSSSTCRFTKTDLTSQHEEPPPNPYPKQDETPQAAAAAAAAAEEETFQVLTAIHTQYNDILIVDTPQSRMLLLDSTHNVHSVLQKGDEKWTGSYWDEFVSLPPIVTEGPIAIYGLGGGTAAHLMLDVWPSLQLEGWEIDEILIDKAREYFGLSNLEKCNDVGGQLQVHIDDAFSHEQHRPSGYAGIIIDLFSDGKVLSQLQEVNWKRMPESQGLNYLALTGPLPDLTSWSAMVPSCLSEAVKQWKPCRPFH